One stretch of Camelus bactrianus isolate YW-2024 breed Bactrian camel chromosome 19, ASM4877302v1, whole genome shotgun sequence DNA includes these proteins:
- the SLC35H1 gene encoding solute carrier family 35 member C2 — protein MGRWALDLAFVWKAGLTLGLVLLYYCFSIGITFYNKWLTKSFHFPLFMTMLHLAVIFLFSALSRALVQCSSHRARVVLSWADYLRRVAPTALATALDVGLSNWSFLYITVSLYTMTKSSAILFILIFSLIFKLEELRAALVLVVLLIAGGLFMFTYKSTQFNAEGFALVLGASFIGGIRWTLTQMLLQKAELGLQNPIDTMFHLQPLMFLGLFPLFAIFEGLHLSTSEKIFRFQDTGLLLRVLGSLFLGGILAFGLGFSEFLLVSRTSSLTLSIAGIFKEVCTLLLAAHLLGDQISLLNWLGFALCLSGISLHIALKALHSRGDGGPKPLKGLGSNPDLELLLRTSQPDEEDNEEEYFVAQGQQ, from the exons ATGGGGAGGTGGGCCCTCGACCTGGCCTTCGTGTGGAAGGCGGGGCTGACTCTGGGGCTGGTCCTTCTCTACTACTGCTTCTCCATTGGCATCACCTTCTATAACAAGTGGCTGACCAAG AGCTTCCACTTCCCCCTGTTCATGACGATGCTGCACCTGGCCGTGATCTTCCTGTTCTCTGCCCTGTCCAGGGCCCTGGTTCAGTGCTCCAGCCACAGGGCCCGTGTGGTGCTGAGCTGGGCCGACTACCTCAGAAGGGTCGCTCCAACAG CCCTGGCGACAGCGCTTGACGTGGGCTTGTCCAACTGGAGCTTCCTCTACATCACCGTCTCGCT GTACACAATGACCAAATCCTCGGCGATCCTCTTCATCCTGATCTTCTCTCTGATCTTCAAGCTGGAGGAGTTG CGTGCAGCACTGGTCTTGGTGGTTCTCCTCATCGCCGGGGGCCTCTTCATGTTTACCTACAAGTCCACGCAGTTCAATGCCGAGGGCTTTGCCTTGGTGCTGGGTGCCTCATTCATCGGTGGTATTCGCTGGACCCTCACCCAGATGCTCCTGCAGAAGGCGGAACTCG GGCTCCAGAACCCCATTGACACCATGTTCCACCTGCAGCCACTCATGTTTCTGGGGCTCTTCCCGCTCTTTGCCATATTTGAAG GTCTCCATTTGTCCACATCTGAGAAAATCTTCCGTTTCCAGGACACGGGGCTACTCTTGCGGGTACTTGGGAGCCTCTTCCTTGGCGGGATTCTCGCCTTTGGTTTGGGCTTCTCTGAGTtccttctggtctccagaacctCCAGCCTCACTCtctccattgccggcatttttaAG GAAGTCTGCACTTTGCTGTTGGCAGCTCATCTGCTGGGCGATCAGATCAGCCTTCTGAACTGGCTGGGCTTTGCCCTCTGCCTCTCGGGAATATCCCTGCACATTGCCCTCAAAGCCCTGCACTCCAGAG GTGATGGCGGCCCTAAGCCCTTGAAGGGGCTGGGCTCCAACCCTGACCTGGAGCTACTACTCCGGACCAGCCAGCCAGATGAGGAGGACAATGAGGAGGAGTACTTTGTGGCCCAGGGGCAGCAATGA